The following proteins are co-located in the Perca fluviatilis chromosome 22, GENO_Pfluv_1.0, whole genome shotgun sequence genome:
- the c1ql3a gene encoding complement C1q-like protein 3 — MVLLLVILIPVLVNSAGTAAHYEMLGTCRMVCDPYGTKSPTSTAAADTVRDSGLVQSLPTFIQGPKGEPGRPGKAGPRGPPGEPGPPGPAGPPGEKGESGRPGLPGPPGPSAAAGAISAATYSTVPKIAFYAGLKKQHEGYELLKFDDVVTNLGNHYDPTTGKFTCSIPGIYFFTYHVLMRGGDGTSMWADLCKNNQVRASAIAQDADQNYDYASNSAVLHLEPGDEVYIKLDGGKAHGGNNNKYSTFSGFIIYAD, encoded by the exons ATGGTCCTGCTGCTGGTCATCCTCATCCCGGTGCTGGTCAACTCCGCGGGCACGGCGGCGCACTACGAGATGCTCGGCACCTGCAGGATGGTGTGCGACCCGTACGGAACCAAGTCCCCGACCAGCACCGCTGCGGCGGACACGGTCCGGGACAGCGGCCTCGTGCAGTCTCTGCCCACTTTTATCCAAGGTCCGAAAGGGGAGCCGGGGCGTCCGGGTAAGGCGGGTCCGAGGGGACCTCCCGGCGAGCCGGGACCGCCCGGTCCAGCGGGGCCACCTGGAGAGAAAGGCGAATCGGGCAGACCGGGTTTACCGGGCCCGCCGGGACCGAGCGCAGCCGCCGGTGCCATCAGCGCGGCCACGTACAGCACCGTGCCCAAGATCGCCTTTTACGCAGGGCTGAAGAAGCAGCACGAGGGCTACGAGCTGCTCAAGTTCGACGACGTGGTGACCAACCTGGGGAACCACTACGACCCCACCACCGGGAAGTTCACGTGCTCCATCCCCGGGATCTATTTCTTCACCTACCACGTCCTGATGCGCGGAGGGGACGGCACGAGCATGTGGGCTGACCTGTGCAAAAACAACCAG GTGCGTGCCAGTGCCATCGCCCAGGATGCGGACCAAAACTATGACTATGCCAGTAACAGCGCTGTGCTGCATCTGGAGCCAGGAGACGAGGTCTACATCAAACTCGACGGAGGCAAAGCGCATGGcggcaacaacaacaagtaCAGCACCTTCTCCGGATTCATCATCTACGCCGACTAG